A region from the Argopecten irradians isolate NY unplaced genomic scaffold, Ai_NY scaffold_0671, whole genome shotgun sequence genome encodes:
- the LOC138313394 gene encoding uncharacterized protein: MQTISEVKASAPGTNVTLKALMVLSVGDVSTQSAGPEKMSVVLGDTSGSISATVYGLKNTSKFKKETAVLLFNALMKDNYLAVTSRTEVARTQSFEVPDAIIKEAPELFGNKQVMLQPISSALSSPDTSYASVKGKVVKVSPVSSRREIPYQELKIRDGSGAATLAVWEDDVQQYSVGQLVHFKKCRVRLYQGKKKTDHCQRWTE, from the exons ATGCAAACTATCAGTGAAGTCAAGGCTAGTGCCCCGGGCACAAATGTGACTCTCAAAGCATTAATGGTCCTCTCAGTAGGAGACGTCAGTACTCAGTCTGCTGGACCTGAAAAGATGTCAGTTGTTCTGGGAGACACTTCTGGCTCAATCTCTGCTACAGTGTATGGATTGAAAAACACAAGCAAGTTTAAGAAAGAAACTGCAGTTTTACTGTTTAATGCATTGATGAAAGACAACTATTTGGCTGTTACTTCCCGGACAGAGGTAGCAAGGACACAAAGTTTTGAAGTACCAGATGCCATTATAAAGGAGGCACCTGAACTATTTGGAAACAAGCAAGTCATGCTCCAGCCAATTTCATCTGCACTATCATCACCTGATACGTCATATGCATCAGTCAAAGGAAAAGTTGTCAAG GTGTCCCCTGTTTCATCAAGAAGGGAAATCCCTTATCAGGAACTGAAGATAAGGGATGGGTCTGGAGCAGCTACTTTGGCTGTGTGGGAAGATGACGTACAACAATATTCTGTGGGTCAGCTGGTGCACTTTAAAAAATGCAGAGTGAGGCTATATCAAGGCAAAAAAAAGACTGACCACTGTCAGAGATGGACAGAGTGA